The Gemmatimonadales bacterium genome contains the following window.
TCGCTCGCCCGAGCTGCAGGCCGCTCTGGGCAACCCGGCAGGATTCGCGCCTTTCACCCGAACCTTCATGAAGGGCTCCTGGGACGGGCGCTTCATCTTCGATGAGCCGATGATCACGCGAGCCTGGCTCCTTGCCAAGAAGACCAGCAGTGGTGAGGCGGCCCCGGAGGAGATCATTCCGGTACCGACGGCCGGGCAGTACACACCCGGGGGGTACTATCCGGGCGCCTACCGCATCGCGTACGACCCGCAGTCGCGCGAGTTCCTGGTCGGCTTGACCCAGCTGGAGCCGCACCAGTGAGGGCTCGTCACCAGTTGCCATCCTCCACTGCCTGGTCGATCGGGGGGTTGGTGTAGTCACCGCCGGCGAGCCTCCCCTCGGGCCCGACGGCGGGATACGCCGACAGGTGTCGACTCGTCCGAATCTGGCGTTGAGCCCAACCCGCAGCCATCTTGTATGATCCCTCTACCACCCGACGCGACATGCCCGAGCTGCTCGACCGGCTCCAGTTGGCACTGGCCGACCGCTACCGCCTCGACCGGGAGATCGGCCAGGGCGGCATGGCCATCGTCTATCTCGCCGAAGACCTGCGGCACGGCCGCAAGGTCGCCATCAAGGTGCTGCACCCCGAGCTTTCCGCCGTGCTCGGCGGCGACCGGTTCCTAGCCGAGATCAAGGTCACCGCCAACCTGCAGCACCCCCATATCCTGGGCCTGATCGACTCGGGCGAAGCCGGCGGTCTGCTCTACTACGTGATGCCGTACGTCGCCGGCGAATCGCTCCGCGCCCGCCTCACGCGCGAGCGGCAGCTTCCGGTGGAGGAGGCGCTCCGCCTCTCGCGCGAGGTCGCCTCCGCGCTGGACTATGCGCACCGCCAGGGCGTGGTCCATCGCGACATCAAGCCGGAGAACATCCTGCTGCAGGATGGGGCGGCGCTGGTGGCCGACTTCGGCATCGCCCTCGCCGTGCACCAGGCGGGTGGCAGCCGGATGACCCAGACCGGCATGTCACTCGGCACGCCGGCCTACATGTCGCCCGAGCAGGCGATGGGGGAGCGCGAGATCGGCGCCCGGAGCGACGTGTACGCCCTGGGCGCCATGAGTTACGAGATGCTGGCCGGCGAGCCGCCCTTCACCGGGCCCAGCTCGCAGGCGATTGTCGCCAAGGTGCTCACCGAGCAGCCGCCGCCGCTCAGGCCCAAGCGCCCGACGGTGCCGCCGGCCGCCGAGTCCGCGATCATGACCGCGCTGCAGAAGCTGCCGGCCGACCGCTGGGGCTCGGCCCGCGAGTTCAGCGACGCGCTGACGGGGAGCGGATCGCGGAGCGGGTCGATTCCCACGGTTCCGATGGCGGCCGCGCGGCCTCCCGTCGGCTCACGCCGCGCGCCGCTCCTGTGGGCGGGCTGGGCATTGGCGGGCGTCACCGCCGGAATCGCCGCCTGGGCGCTGAGCCGGCCGCGGCCCGAGCTCCCGCCGTCCCGGCTCGCCCTCCTGGTGCCGGGCCTGGGCGGGAGCGGGGCGAGCTCCCAGCAGCGCCACCTGGCGTTCCTCCCGGACGGCCAGACGGTGGTGTACCTCGTCGCCGGCTCGGACGGGACGCTTCGGCTGATGCGCCACGCGCTCGATGCGGAGGCGGGGACGCCGATTCAGAACGCGGTCAACATGGCCAGCCCGCTGGTGTCGCCCGACGGGCGGTCGATCGTGGGGACGCGGGCTACCACGCGACAGGTGCTACGCGTCCCACTAGACGGCGGCACCGAGGAGCTGGTCTCCGCGTCGCTGACCACGAGCGACGCGGCGTTCGCCCCCGACGGCACGCTCTGGTACAGCAGCGACGCCGACCTGGGCACGGTCGAGGGCGACTCGCTCGTGCCCAGGCTGCACAAAGGCGGGTACCACCTGCTGCAAATCCTGGACAAGGGACGCTCCGCGCTCACCGTGCGGACGCGGGTCGGGAATGCCACCGGCCCGGTCGTGCTGGTGGATCTCGGGACCGGGGCCGAGACGCAGATCGTTAGCACCCCGGTCATCGAGGCGAGGGTGACCCAGGGACTGCTCGTGTTCCTGACGGGGGCAGGCACCCTGCAGGCCGCACCGTTCGATCCGGGCCGGAAGCAGCTCAGCGCGGCGCCGGTGACGGTGGCGACCAACGTGTCCGTCACTGGGAACGGGGTGGCCCAGTTCGCCGTCGCCGATAACGGCAACGTCGCCTACATCCCGCAGGAGCCGGCGTCGCTGGTCTTCGTCGACCGGATCGGCGCGAGCCGGCTGGCCACGCCGGAGCGGCGGAACTTCCATCACCCGCAGTTCTCGCCGGACGGCCGCCGGCTCTCGCTGGACTTCAACTCGGTAGAGGGGCGAAACGTCTGGATCCTGGATCTGACCGAGGGGACGTTCTCCCGCGCCACGTTCGATCGGGACGGTCACGATGCGACCTGGACCCCGGACGGGCGATTCCTCACCTACATCGTGCCGGTCAACCGGCCGGGGAGCGTGCTGCTGAAGCTGCTCCGGAAACGGCCAGGCAGCGCCGAGGCGCCGGACACGCTGCTGACTTCGCCGCTCTTGGCCTACACCGGGGAATGGCTCAAGGATGGCAGTGCGCTGGTCACCACCGCGGCCGACCTCCGGCGGGACCCGAAGCTCCCCGACTCGACCCAGGGCGGAGCCGGCACCGACGCCGCGATCATCCGGAATGCGGGCCGAGGGCCGCTGGAGCCGCTGGTGGCGAGCCGGTTCAACGAGTCGTTCGTCGGCGTATCGCCCGACGGCCGCTGGATCTCGTTCGTGTCGGACCAGTCGGGGCGAGACGAGGTGTACGTGCGCGACCTCGCCGGGGAGCAGGACCAGGTGCTGGTCTCGGCCGACGGCGGAAACGAGCCGGTGTGGAGCCCGAACGGGCGGGAGCTGTTCTATCGGGAGACGAAGCAGGAAGGGCCTTACCTGGTCGCGGCCAGTATCGTAACGACGCCGGCGCTCGCGGTGACCAAGCGGACGCGGCTGTTTCCGATCGGCGACATCGTGGGCACGTCGCCGCACGCGAACTACGGCGTGTCGCCGGACGGCAAGACGTTCGTGATGGTGCGCAGCAGCCCGGCGGCGCGGGTGATGGTGATCCAGAATCTCCCGGCGCTGGTGCGGCGGATTCGGGCGGGCGCCGGAGGTTAGCGCCCGACGCCCGCCGTCTCCTCGTGCACCACCCTGGTACCGAGCACCTCGAAGAACTTCGCCAGCCAGGCGGGGTGCGCGGGCCAGGCCGGGGCGGTGACCAAGTTGCCGTCCACCACCGCCTGGTCGATCGGGATGTCGGCGTAGTCTCCGCCGGCGAGCCTCACCTCGGGGCCGACGGCCGGATACGCCGACACTTTCCGGCCCTTGATCACGCCTGCCGCGGTCAGGATCTGGGGCCCGTGGCAGATCGCGGCGACCGGCTTGTCTTCCTCGAAGAAGTGGCGTACGACGCCGAGCAGTTTCTCGTTCAGTCGTAGGTACTCAGGCGCCCGCCCGCCGGCGATGACCAGCGCGTCGTAATCCTCCGGCCGCACCTCGTCGAACGCCGCGTTCAGCGCGAAATCGTGGCCCCGCTTCTCGGTGTAGGTCTGATCACCCTCGAAATCGTGGATTGCGGTGCGGACCTTCTCGCCCGCTTTCTTGCCGGGACACACCGCGTGCACGGTGTGACCCACCGCCAGGAGTGCCTGGAACGGCACCATGACCTCGTAGTCCTCGACGAAATCGCCGACCAGCATCAGAATCTTCTTACTCATTG
Protein-coding sequences here:
- a CDS encoding protein kinase, with product MPELLDRLQLALADRYRLDREIGQGGMAIVYLAEDLRHGRKVAIKVLHPELSAVLGGDRFLAEIKVTANLQHPHILGLIDSGEAGGLLYYVMPYVAGESLRARLTRERQLPVEEALRLSREVASALDYAHRQGVVHRDIKPENILLQDGAALVADFGIALAVHQAGGSRMTQTGMSLGTPAYMSPEQAMGEREIGARSDVYALGAMSYEMLAGEPPFTGPSSQAIVAKVLTEQPPPLRPKRPTVPPAAESAIMTALQKLPADRWGSAREFSDALTGSGSRSGSIPTVPMAAARPPVGSRRAPLLWAGWALAGVTAGIAAWALSRPRPELPPSRLALLVPGLGGSGASSQQRHLAFLPDGQTVVYLVAGSDGTLRLMRHALDAEAGTPIQNAVNMASPLVSPDGRSIVGTRATTRQVLRVPLDGGTEELVSASLTTSDAAFAPDGTLWYSSDADLGTVEGDSLVPRLHKGGYHLLQILDKGRSALTVRTRVGNATGPVVLVDLGTGAETQIVSTPVIEARVTQGLLVFLTGAGTLQAAPFDPGRKQLSAAPVTVATNVSVTGNGVAQFAVADNGNVAYIPQEPASLVFVDRIGASRLATPERRNFHHPQFSPDGRRLSLDFNSVEGRNVWILDLTEGTFSRATFDRDGHDATWTPDGRFLTYIVPVNRPGSVLLKLLRKRPGSAEAPDTLLTSPLLAYTGEWLKDGSALVTTAADLRRDPKLPDSTQGGAGTDAAIIRNAGRGPLEPLVASRFNESFVGVSPDGRWISFVSDQSGRDEVYVRDLAGEQDQVLVSADGGNEPVWSPNGRELFYRETKQEGPYLVAASIVTTPALAVTKRTRLFPIGDIVGTSPHANYGVSPDGKTFVMVRSSPAARVMVIQNLPALVRRIRAGAGG
- a CDS encoding DJ-1/PfpI family protein, whose protein sequence is MSKKILMLVGDFVEDYEVMVPFQALLAVGHTVHAVCPGKKAGEKVRTAIHDFEGDQTYTEKRGHDFALNAAFDEVRPEDYDALVIAGGRAPEYLRLNEKLLGVVRHFFEEDKPVAAICHGPQILTAAGVIKGRKVSAYPAVGPEVRLAGGDYADIPIDQAVVDGNLVTAPAWPAHPAWLAKFFEVLGTRVVHEETAGVGR